The Leifsonia williamsii genome includes a region encoding these proteins:
- a CDS encoding helix-turn-helix transcriptional regulator — protein MDRTQLADFLRTRRNALRPEDVGLASGTRRRTPGLRREEVAALSGISVDYYNRIEQQRGPVPSEQVLAALARGLRLTLEERDHLFHLAGRRVAGRVARTDHVNAGLMRVFDRLQDTPAQVVNTLGETLIQTPPAVALLGDETAFTGPARSRVFRWFTDPATRRTAPPEDHARHGRALVAGLAAAAAEGGPRSPAAALVATLRAESAEFREIWDEHPVAGPYCAPKRFLHTDVGELELYGQTLLDPDQSQSLMVFTAEPGSVSDERLRLLSVLGPFAPRTAPSNG, from the coding sequence GTGGACCGCACCCAGCTCGCCGACTTCCTGCGGACGCGCAGGAACGCCCTGCGCCCGGAGGACGTCGGACTCGCCTCCGGCACGAGACGACGCACCCCCGGCCTGCGCCGGGAGGAGGTCGCCGCACTCAGCGGGATCTCCGTCGACTACTACAACCGCATCGAGCAGCAGCGCGGGCCGGTGCCCTCGGAGCAGGTGCTCGCGGCGCTCGCGCGCGGGCTCCGGCTCACCCTGGAGGAGCGGGACCACCTGTTCCACCTCGCGGGGAGGCGCGTGGCCGGACGGGTGGCGCGCACCGACCATGTCAACGCCGGGCTGATGCGCGTGTTCGACCGGCTGCAGGACACTCCCGCCCAGGTCGTCAACACGCTCGGCGAGACGCTCATCCAAACACCGCCCGCGGTCGCCCTGCTCGGCGACGAGACGGCGTTCACGGGGCCGGCACGAAGCCGGGTCTTCCGCTGGTTCACGGATCCGGCGACGCGGCGCACGGCCCCGCCGGAGGATCATGCCCGCCACGGGCGCGCCCTGGTCGCCGGTCTCGCGGCGGCGGCCGCGGAGGGCGGTCCGCGCTCTCCTGCGGCGGCGCTGGTCGCGACGCTCCGCGCCGAGAGCGCGGAGTTCCGGGAGATCTGGGACGAGCATCCGGTCGCCGGACCGTACTGCGCACCGAAGCGCTTCCTCCATACCGACGTCGGCGAGCTGGAGCTCTACGGCCAGACCCTCCTCGACCCCGACCAGTCGCAGTCGCTGATGGTCTTCACCGCCGAGCCGGGCAGCGTCAGCGACGAGCGGCTCCGGCTGCTGTCTGTGCTGGGGCCGTTCGCACCGCGCACGGCCCCCTCCAACGGGTGA
- a CDS encoding aldehyde dehydrogenase family protein, whose protein sequence is MAARERVHRARDRGRSHSGRRRPGRVPGLEHGAYIRPTIFADVDPDSTIAQEEIFGPVLSVIPYADEEEAVAIADGTVYGLTAAVFGEPAHAMRIARQLKVGQVYLNGADFNPAAPFGGYKQSGNGRELGRAGVEEFTELKAIQV, encoded by the coding sequence GTGGCAGCGCGTGAACGCGTACATCGAGCGCGGGATCGCGGACGGAGCCACTCTGGTCGTCGGCGGCCCGGCCGTGTGCCCGGCCTCGAGCACGGCGCGTACATCCGCCCGACGATCTTCGCGGACGTCGACCCCGACTCCACGATCGCGCAGGAGGAGATCTTCGGCCCGGTCCTCTCGGTCATCCCCTACGCCGACGAGGAGGAGGCGGTGGCGATCGCCGACGGCACCGTCTACGGGCTCACGGCGGCGGTATTCGGCGAGCCCGCGCACGCCATGCGCATCGCCCGGCAACTGAAGGTCGGCCAGGTCTACCTCAACGGGGCCGACTTCAATCCGGCCGCCCCGTTCGGCGGGTACAAGCAGTCCGGGAACGGCCGCGAGCTCGGCCGCGCCGGGGTGGAGGAGTTCACCGAGCTGAAGGCCATCCAGGTGTAG
- the rsmA gene encoding 16S rRNA (adenine(1518)-N(6)/adenine(1519)-N(6))-dimethyltransferase RsmA translates to MSELRLLGPAEIRDLAELTGVTPTKKLGQNFVIDANTVRRIVRVAEVEAGDVVVEVGPGLGSLTLGLLEAGARVVAVEIDGRLAEQLPVTVSQLAPDAASRLTVVHRDALAVTELPEQPVRLVANLPYNVSVPVLLHLLEHFPSLRSGVVMVQAEVGHRIAADPGSKVYGAPSVKAAWYGRWRTAGNVSRQIFWPVPNVDSVLVGFERHDQPPGDEELRRRTFELVDAAFQQRRKTLRQSLSRVYGEPAAAAEALEAAGLQPSLRGEQLTLDDFARLAAARV, encoded by the coding sequence GTGAGCGAGCTGCGCCTGCTCGGCCCCGCCGAGATCCGCGACCTGGCCGAGCTGACCGGCGTGACGCCGACGAAGAAGCTGGGCCAGAACTTCGTGATCGACGCCAACACCGTGCGCCGCATCGTGCGCGTGGCCGAGGTGGAGGCGGGGGATGTGGTCGTGGAGGTCGGCCCCGGCCTCGGCTCGCTCACCCTCGGCCTCCTGGAGGCGGGCGCTCGTGTCGTCGCCGTCGAGATCGACGGTCGCCTCGCGGAGCAGCTCCCGGTGACCGTGTCGCAGCTCGCTCCCGACGCCGCGTCGAGGCTCACCGTCGTGCACCGCGACGCGCTTGCGGTCACCGAGCTGCCGGAGCAGCCCGTCCGGCTCGTGGCGAACCTCCCGTACAACGTCTCCGTGCCGGTGCTGCTGCACCTGCTGGAGCACTTCCCGTCGCTGCGCTCCGGCGTCGTGATGGTGCAGGCGGAGGTCGGCCACCGGATCGCCGCTGACCCCGGCTCCAAGGTCTACGGCGCGCCCAGCGTCAAGGCCGCCTGGTACGGCCGCTGGCGCACCGCGGGCAACGTCAGCCGGCAGATCTTCTGGCCGGTGCCGAACGTCGACTCGGTGCTGGTCGGCTTCGAGCGGCACGATCAGCCTCCGGGAGACGAGGAGCTGCGCCGCCGCACCTTCGAACTGGTCGACGCCGCGTTCCAGCAGCGCCGCAAGACCCTCCGGCAGTCGCTCTCCCGCGTTTACGGCGAGCCGGCCGCGGCCGCGGAGGCGCTGGAGGCGGCCGGCCTGCAGCCGTCGCTGCGCGGCGAGCAGCTGACCCTCGACGACTTCGCGCGACTCGCCGCCGCGCGCGTGTGA
- a CDS encoding ABC-F family ATP-binding cassette domain-containing protein, whose amino-acid sequence MAHLLGAESLHLEYPTRVVFESVTLGLAEGDRIGIVGRNGDGKSTLLSLLSGRLEPDAGRVTRRRDVSVGVLDQRDDLDASTTVGRAIVGDREEHLWAGDPRVRDVLAGLVADIRWEATIGELSGGQRRRVALAALLVHDHDVLFLDEPTNHLDIEGVAWLAAHLKTRWPSGQGALVVVTHDRWFLDEVSTGTWEVHDGIVEPFEGGYAAYVLQRVERDRMAAVAETKRQNLMRKELAWLRRGAPARTSKPKFRMDAAATLIADEPAPRDAVELTRMATARLGKDVVDLIDVAVEYPPKTVLQGVEWRIAPGERTGILGVNGAGKSTLLGLVAGTVQPSAGTVKRGKTVKIATLTQQLAELDELADMRVSAVVAEKRTTYLAGGKEVSPGQMLERLGFTNAQLSTPVKDLSGGQKRRLQLLLILLDEPNVLILDEPTNDLDTDMLAAMEDLLDSWPGTLLVVSHDRYLVERVTDQQYAVMDGRLRHLPGGIDEYLRLRKGQAPSASAASAVRGGAGASTVAASAPGAAPALTGAALRAAEKELAAIDRRLSRLADEVAATHQALADHDQSDYVGLGDLTEQLRGLEGEIADLETTWLELSERLEG is encoded by the coding sequence ATGGCTCATCTCCTCGGCGCCGAATCCCTGCACCTCGAATACCCGACCCGCGTCGTCTTCGAGTCCGTCACGCTCGGGCTCGCCGAGGGCGACCGCATCGGCATCGTCGGGCGCAACGGCGACGGCAAGTCCACGCTGCTCTCCCTGCTCTCCGGGAGGCTGGAGCCCGACGCAGGGCGGGTGACGCGGCGACGCGACGTGTCCGTCGGCGTGCTCGACCAGCGGGACGACCTCGACGCGTCGACGACCGTGGGCCGTGCCATCGTGGGCGACCGCGAGGAGCACCTGTGGGCGGGCGACCCGCGCGTGCGCGATGTGCTCGCGGGCCTCGTGGCCGACATCCGCTGGGAGGCGACGATCGGCGAGCTCTCGGGTGGCCAGCGCCGCCGCGTGGCGCTCGCGGCCCTCCTGGTGCACGATCACGACGTCCTGTTCCTCGACGAGCCGACGAACCACCTCGACATCGAGGGCGTGGCCTGGCTCGCCGCGCACCTCAAGACCCGCTGGCCCAGCGGGCAGGGCGCGCTCGTCGTCGTCACGCACGACCGCTGGTTCCTCGACGAGGTGTCGACCGGCACGTGGGAGGTGCACGACGGCATCGTCGAGCCGTTCGAGGGCGGCTACGCGGCCTATGTGCTGCAGCGCGTCGAGCGCGACCGCATGGCGGCCGTCGCCGAGACGAAGCGGCAGAACCTCATGCGCAAGGAGCTGGCCTGGCTGCGGCGCGGCGCCCCGGCCCGCACCTCCAAGCCCAAGTTCCGGATGGACGCGGCGGCCACGCTGATCGCCGACGAGCCCGCCCCGCGCGACGCCGTCGAGCTGACCCGCATGGCGACCGCCCGCCTCGGCAAGGACGTGGTCGACCTGATCGACGTCGCCGTCGAGTACCCGCCGAAGACCGTGCTGCAGGGCGTGGAGTGGCGCATCGCGCCGGGCGAGCGCACCGGCATCCTCGGCGTGAACGGCGCCGGCAAGTCGACCCTCCTCGGCCTGGTCGCCGGCACGGTCCAGCCGAGCGCCGGGACGGTCAAGCGCGGCAAGACCGTGAAGATCGCGACCCTCACCCAGCAGCTCGCCGAGCTCGACGAGCTGGCCGACATGCGGGTCAGCGCGGTCGTCGCCGAGAAGCGCACGACCTACCTCGCGGGCGGCAAGGAGGTGTCGCCCGGCCAGATGCTGGAGCGTCTCGGCTTCACCAACGCGCAGCTCTCCACGCCGGTGAAGGACCTCTCCGGCGGCCAGAAGCGCCGCCTCCAGCTCCTGCTCATCCTGCTCGACGAGCCCAACGTGCTCATCCTCGACGAGCCGACCAACGACCTCGACACCGACATGCTCGCCGCGATGGAGGACCTCCTCGACTCCTGGCCGGGCACCCTGCTCGTGGTGTCGCACGACCGCTACCTCGTCGAGCGCGTCACCGACCAGCAGTACGCCGTGATGGACGGCCGGCTGCGGCACCTCCCCGGCGGCATCGACGAGTACCTGCGGCTGCGCAAGGGCCAGGCGCCCTCCGCGTCGGCGGCGTCGGCGGTGCGCGGAGGCGCGGGTGCGTCGACGGTCGCCGCCTCCGCTCCCGGTGCCGCGCCGGCCCTCACCGGCGCCGCCCTGCGCGCCGCCGAGAAGGAGCTCGCCGCGATCGACCGCCGCCTCTCCCGCCTCGCCGACGAGGTCGCCGCCACCCACCAGGCCCTCGCCGACCACGACCAGAGCGACTACGTCGGCCTCGGCGACCTGACCGAACAGCTGCGCGGCCTCGAGGGCGAGATCGCCGACCTCGAGACGACCTGGCTGGAGCTGTCGGAGCGGCTGGAGGGGTGA
- a CDS encoding helix-turn-helix transcriptional regulator: MVEGAAGAARPLFGRDQARETILLVAHRAVDRGGAVLVTGEAGLGKTALLADVAERLDGWTLLRVHADSFESDLAYATVETLIRGLNGLRRDRAPRLPHPEPSADALTVGRLLLDAIDAIDGPVCLIVDDAQWVDEPSARALRFVVRRLSDQGFLFTAATRPQPNSVTALFDDVSAATVNHARIDLAPLTVADTQELAQHLLGHAVSRRTATRLTEATQGSPLLLSVLLKQLRETFAQALHPAGWDLPATAITPLATAIGSALEGAEPPVREAAETVAVLRDPLPLPVVGTIAERLGTTVDIPGAVSRGLVHAGQRDGVVWVEPAHALLADALTGGIPLERRVALHRIAAGVLTGHRALRHRVEAADRTDPTLVDELLAAALTCADQNQPEQAFSYARSAVHLASGTERERALIEIGLIAMRFRLHERIFELRDAIEALPASPSRDAVLLELRTLTGDVPGALALGLALEAATDRDPDARVIRVHVAEALPKVFMAMGDFGGVLDHLEQARRLIADCPAPDEVADPALRWMAHPEEHLMRLLGWALNSAAHARRPDLFRPLTAELDSLLDTHESPAAVDALVSRSRVFILDGRIEQARADLARANALVRRYPGSWTAGFARTIYAHILFLVGEWEESVTLADTAVALALDETDLSCWPIALWTSTLVRAGRGEAEAVEERLRAAAQARPGITGSYDGDLPYLARAELARALGRPGDQLAAAEEAEAAANRGSNLGWLTYRVDALAALGRPAEAREAFDRCAAAGMWRPYYGGVRWLEGRVLQAEGRLDEAREAYLAELDDRPGCAFPFPRAVAALDAGLLLGGLEPAEGASAYDRARAAELLEQAAATFRSLGASGYLIRTAHALDRLRSATPETAAETVAGATASDPLAALTTRERQVAHALAAGMTNKEIAERLYVSVTTVNFHVRNILAKLGLRSRRDLRGLGLGRRAPRGGPVKS; the protein is encoded by the coding sequence GTGGTCGAGGGCGCCGCAGGGGCAGCGAGGCCGCTGTTCGGACGGGATCAGGCGCGGGAGACCATCCTTCTCGTCGCGCACCGCGCCGTCGACCGGGGCGGCGCCGTGCTGGTGACCGGGGAGGCCGGGCTCGGCAAGACCGCGCTCCTCGCCGACGTCGCCGAGCGGCTCGACGGTTGGACGCTGCTGCGCGTGCACGCCGACTCGTTCGAGTCCGACCTGGCGTACGCGACCGTCGAGACCCTCATCCGCGGCCTCAACGGCCTGCGCCGCGATCGCGCGCCGCGGCTGCCGCATCCCGAGCCCTCTGCGGACGCGCTCACGGTCGGACGGCTGCTGCTCGACGCCATCGACGCGATCGACGGGCCGGTGTGCCTGATCGTCGACGACGCGCAGTGGGTCGACGAGCCGTCGGCCCGCGCGCTGCGGTTCGTCGTGCGACGGCTGTCCGACCAGGGCTTCCTGTTCACCGCCGCCACGCGGCCGCAGCCGAACAGCGTCACAGCGCTCTTCGACGACGTCTCAGCGGCCACCGTGAACCACGCGCGCATCGACCTGGCGCCGCTCACGGTCGCCGACACCCAGGAGCTCGCCCAGCACCTCCTGGGACACGCCGTCTCGCGCAGGACCGCGACCAGGCTCACCGAGGCGACGCAGGGGTCGCCGCTGCTGCTCAGCGTGCTGCTGAAGCAGCTGCGCGAGACCTTCGCCCAGGCGCTGCACCCGGCCGGATGGGACCTCCCCGCCACCGCGATCACCCCGCTCGCGACCGCGATCGGCTCGGCGCTCGAGGGCGCGGAGCCGCCGGTGCGGGAGGCGGCGGAGACGGTCGCCGTGCTGCGGGACCCGCTCCCCCTCCCCGTGGTCGGCACGATCGCCGAGCGCCTCGGGACCACCGTCGACATCCCCGGCGCGGTCTCGCGCGGGCTCGTCCACGCCGGACAGCGCGACGGGGTCGTCTGGGTCGAGCCCGCGCACGCCCTGCTCGCGGACGCACTGACGGGCGGCATCCCGCTGGAACGCCGGGTCGCCCTCCACCGGATCGCCGCCGGGGTGCTCACCGGGCACCGCGCGCTGCGTCATCGGGTGGAGGCCGCCGACCGCACCGACCCCACGCTCGTCGACGAGCTGCTCGCTGCGGCGCTGACCTGCGCCGACCAGAACCAGCCGGAGCAGGCGTTCAGCTACGCCCGCTCCGCCGTGCACCTCGCCTCCGGCACCGAGCGCGAACGCGCGCTGATCGAGATCGGCCTGATCGCGATGCGGTTCCGGCTGCACGAGCGCATCTTCGAGCTGCGCGACGCGATCGAGGCGCTGCCGGCCTCCCCCTCCCGCGACGCCGTGCTGCTGGAGCTGCGGACGCTGACCGGCGACGTCCCGGGCGCCCTCGCGCTCGGTCTCGCGCTGGAGGCCGCCACCGACCGCGACCCCGACGCGCGGGTGATCCGCGTCCACGTCGCCGAGGCGCTCCCGAAGGTCTTCATGGCGATGGGCGACTTCGGCGGCGTGCTCGACCATCTGGAGCAGGCGCGGCGGCTGATCGCCGACTGCCCGGCTCCCGACGAGGTCGCCGACCCCGCGCTGCGCTGGATGGCGCACCCCGAGGAGCACCTCATGCGGCTGCTCGGCTGGGCGCTGAACTCGGCGGCGCATGCCAGACGGCCCGACCTGTTCCGCCCGCTCACCGCCGAGCTCGACAGCCTGCTGGACACGCACGAGTCGCCGGCGGCGGTCGACGCCCTGGTCTCCCGCTCGCGCGTCTTCATCCTCGACGGCCGCATCGAGCAGGCCCGCGCCGACCTCGCACGTGCGAACGCGCTCGTCCGGCGGTACCCCGGGAGCTGGACCGCCGGCTTCGCCCGCACGATCTACGCGCACATCCTCTTCCTCGTCGGAGAGTGGGAGGAGTCGGTCACCCTGGCCGACACCGCCGTCGCGCTCGCCCTCGACGAGACCGACCTGTCGTGCTGGCCGATCGCGCTGTGGACCTCCACCCTCGTCCGCGCCGGACGCGGCGAGGCGGAGGCCGTGGAGGAGCGGCTGCGAGCCGCCGCCCAGGCGCGCCCCGGCATCACCGGCTCGTACGACGGCGACCTCCCCTACCTCGCGCGCGCCGAGCTCGCCCGCGCCCTCGGCCGGCCCGGCGACCAGCTCGCCGCCGCCGAGGAGGCGGAGGCGGCGGCCAACCGCGGCTCCAACCTGGGCTGGCTCACCTACCGCGTCGACGCCCTCGCCGCCCTCGGGCGACCGGCGGAGGCGCGCGAGGCGTTCGACCGCTGCGCCGCGGCCGGCATGTGGCGCCCGTACTACGGCGGAGTGCGCTGGCTGGAGGGGCGCGTGCTGCAGGCGGAGGGCCGCCTCGACGAGGCGCGCGAGGCCTACCTGGCCGAGCTGGACGACCGGCCCGGGTGCGCCTTCCCGTTCCCCCGGGCAGTCGCCGCCCTCGACGCCGGGCTGCTGCTCGGCGGACTGGAGCCGGCCGAGGGCGCCTCGGCGTACGACCGCGCCCGCGCCGCCGAGCTGCTGGAGCAGGCGGCCGCGACCTTCCGCTCGCTCGGCGCCTCCGGCTACCTGATCCGCACCGCCCATGCCCTCGACCGGTTGCGCTCCGCGACGCCGGAGACCGCAGCGGAGACCGTCGCCGGAGCCACCGCCTCCGACCCGCTGGCGGCCCTGACCACCCGCGAGCGGCAGGTCGCGCACGCGCTCGCGGCCGGCATGACCAACAAGGAGATCGCCGAGCGGCTCTACGTGTCGGTCACGACGGTGAACTTCCACGTGCGCAACATCCTCGCCAAGCTCGGGCTGCGCTCGCGCCGCGACCTGCGGGGGCTCGGGCTGGGCCGGCGGGCGCCGAGGGGCGGACCCGTCAAGAGTTGA
- the metG gene encoding methionine--tRNA ligase, whose product MSDGSSFYITTPIFYVNDVPHIGHAYTEVAADVLARWHRQAGDDTWLLTGTDEHGQKILRTATANGTTPKEWADRLVTNEWLPLLKTIDIANDDFIRTTDERHEQNVQKFLQKLYDDGFIYAGEYEALYCVGCEEFKPQSEIVDGVGEYEGQKVCAIHSKPLELLQEKNYFFRMSDFADRLLALYEERPEFVQPESARNEVVSFVRQGLSDLSISRSSFDWGIKVPWDPEHVVYVWFDALLNYITAIGYGQDEAAFERRWPATHIVGKDILRFHAVIWPAMLMAAGLEVPHRVYGHGWLLVGGEKMSKSKLTGIAPTQITDTFGSDAFRYYFMRAIAFGQDGSFSWEDLSARYQAELANGFGNLASRVVAMVTRYFGGAVPTPAEYEEADLAVQRVVAKATADADAAMSRLAIHDALTAVWTVVDELNGYITAQEPWTLAKDEANRERLSSVLYTAAEGLRALAVLLSPVVPQATAKLWEALGVSGTLGALDAQRLRSAGDWGQLPPGTTVSPLEALFPRIDADAVPGA is encoded by the coding sequence ATGTCCGACGGCTCCTCGTTCTACATCACAACGCCGATCTTCTACGTGAACGACGTCCCGCACATCGGGCACGCGTACACGGAGGTCGCGGCCGACGTGCTCGCGCGCTGGCACCGCCAGGCGGGTGACGACACGTGGCTGCTCACGGGCACCGACGAGCACGGGCAGAAGATCCTCCGCACGGCCACCGCCAACGGCACGACCCCGAAGGAGTGGGCCGACCGGCTGGTGACGAACGAGTGGCTGCCGCTGCTGAAGACGATCGACATCGCCAACGACGACTTCATCCGCACGACCGACGAGCGGCACGAGCAGAACGTGCAGAAGTTCCTGCAGAAGCTGTACGACGACGGCTTCATCTACGCGGGCGAGTACGAGGCGCTCTACTGCGTCGGCTGCGAGGAGTTCAAGCCGCAGAGTGAGATCGTGGACGGCGTCGGCGAGTACGAGGGCCAGAAGGTGTGCGCCATCCACTCGAAGCCGCTGGAGCTGCTGCAGGAGAAGAACTACTTCTTCCGCATGAGCGACTTCGCCGACCGCCTGCTCGCCCTGTACGAGGAGCGGCCGGAGTTCGTGCAGCCGGAGTCGGCGCGCAACGAGGTGGTCAGCTTCGTGCGCCAGGGGCTCAGCGACCTCTCCATCTCGCGCTCCAGCTTCGACTGGGGCATCAAGGTGCCGTGGGATCCGGAGCACGTCGTCTACGTCTGGTTCGACGCACTGCTCAACTACATCACCGCCATCGGCTACGGCCAGGACGAGGCCGCGTTCGAGCGCCGCTGGCCGGCGACGCACATCGTCGGCAAGGACATCCTCCGCTTCCACGCCGTCATCTGGCCCGCGATGCTGATGGCCGCGGGGCTGGAGGTGCCGCACCGGGTGTACGGCCACGGCTGGCTGCTCGTCGGCGGCGAGAAGATGTCGAAATCGAAGCTCACCGGCATCGCACCGACGCAGATCACCGACACCTTCGGCTCCGACGCGTTCCGCTACTACTTCATGCGCGCCATCGCCTTCGGGCAGGACGGCTCGTTCAGTTGGGAGGACCTCTCGGCCCGCTACCAGGCGGAGCTCGCCAACGGCTTCGGCAACCTCGCCTCGCGCGTCGTCGCGATGGTGACCCGGTACTTCGGCGGGGCGGTCCCCACGCCGGCGGAGTACGAGGAGGCCGACCTCGCCGTGCAGCGCGTCGTCGCGAAGGCCACGGCCGACGCCGACGCCGCGATGAGCCGGCTCGCCATCCACGACGCCCTCACCGCGGTGTGGACGGTCGTCGACGAGCTGAACGGGTACATCACCGCGCAGGAGCCGTGGACCCTCGCCAAGGACGAGGCCAACCGCGAGCGCCTCAGCTCGGTGCTGTACACCGCCGCGGAGGGTCTCCGCGCGCTCGCCGTGCTGCTCTCGCCGGTCGTCCCGCAGGCGACGGCGAAGCTGTGGGAGGCGCTGGGCGTCTCCGGCACGCTCGGCGCCCTCGACGCACAGCGTCTGCGCAGTGCGGGCGACTGGGGGCAGCTGCCGCCGGGCACGACCGTCAGCCCGCTGGAGGCGCTGTTCCCCCGGATCGACGCGGACGCGGTGCCGGGAGCATGA
- a CDS encoding TatD family hydrolase yields the protein MTDPAFIRQRHVTDGRDLAYPPLPEALTVPVYDNHTHLEIADGEQPLDYREHLDRASSVGVRGVVQVGTDVETSRWSAETAAVEPRMLAAVALHPNDAPDYAERGELDDALAIIAELATRPRVRAIGETGLDFFRTEAGPRRDAQFRSFEAHIEIAKQNDLALQIHDRDAHAAVVATLQRVGAPERTVFHCFSGDAELARVCADNGWYMSFAGNITFKNAPNLREALEAAPRHLIMVETDAPFLTPTPYRGRPNAPYLIPHTLRAMAEIIGTDPSTLAAQVNSNTELVYGRWDSEPVGPPPTQPIGIIA from the coding sequence ATGACCGACCCGGCGTTCATCCGGCAGCGGCACGTCACCGACGGCCGGGACCTCGCGTACCCGCCGCTGCCGGAGGCGCTGACCGTCCCGGTCTACGACAACCACACCCACCTCGAGATCGCCGACGGCGAGCAGCCGCTGGACTACCGCGAGCACCTCGACCGCGCCTCCAGCGTCGGCGTGCGCGGGGTCGTGCAGGTCGGCACCGACGTCGAGACCTCGCGCTGGTCGGCCGAGACGGCGGCCGTCGAGCCGCGGATGCTCGCGGCCGTGGCCCTCCACCCGAACGACGCCCCCGACTACGCCGAGCGCGGGGAGCTGGACGACGCGCTTGCGATCATCGCCGAGCTCGCCACCCGGCCGCGCGTGCGGGCGATCGGCGAGACCGGGCTCGACTTCTTCCGCACCGAGGCGGGGCCGCGACGCGACGCGCAGTTCCGGTCGTTCGAGGCCCACATCGAGATCGCCAAGCAGAACGACCTCGCGCTGCAGATCCACGACCGCGACGCGCACGCGGCGGTCGTCGCGACCCTCCAGCGCGTCGGGGCCCCGGAGCGGACGGTGTTCCACTGCTTCTCGGGCGACGCCGAGCTCGCCCGGGTCTGCGCCGACAACGGCTGGTACATGTCGTTCGCCGGCAACATCACCTTCAAGAACGCGCCGAACCTGCGGGAGGCGCTGGAGGCCGCTCCTCGCCACCTGATCATGGTCGAGACCGACGCGCCGTTCCTCACTCCGACGCCCTACCGCGGCCGGCCGAACGCGCCGTATCTGATCCCGCACACGCTCCGGGCGATGGCGGAGATCATCGGCACGGACCCCTCCACGCTCGCCGCACAGGTCAACTCCAACACCGAGCTGGTCTACGGCCGCTGGGACAGCGAGCCGGTCGGTCCGCCGCCGACGCAGCCGATCGGGATCATCGCGTGA
- a CDS encoding 4-(cytidine 5'-diphospho)-2-C-methyl-D-erythritol kinase, with the protein MVDAGWDADVVHVRAPGKINVFMRVGAVMEDGYHDVATAYQAVSLYEDVRAYPADDFSVSFGGTIDTSALPTDDSNLAIKAARLLAEHTGYTGGVRLEIDKHVPIAGGMGGGSADAAATLVACDALWGTDIGREELHGLAAQLGADVPFALVGGTAVGTGRGDRLSPALATGQFHWVLALPETQLSTPEVYRELDRHRERHARDIAPAQQSPTVDSAVLQALRAGDPQMLADALANDLQAPAIHLAPQIADLLELGELNGALAGMVSGSGPTVAFLTADLDSALDLQIALSAARLTAVRAIGPVHGARILGD; encoded by the coding sequence ATGGTCGATGCGGGGTGGGACGCGGACGTCGTGCATGTGCGCGCGCCGGGCAAGATCAACGTCTTCATGCGTGTCGGCGCCGTCATGGAGGACGGCTACCACGATGTCGCGACGGCCTACCAGGCGGTCTCGCTGTACGAGGACGTCCGCGCGTACCCGGCCGACGACTTCTCGGTGAGCTTCGGCGGCACGATCGACACGAGCGCGCTCCCGACCGACGACAGCAACCTCGCGATCAAGGCTGCGCGGCTCCTCGCCGAGCACACCGGCTATACGGGCGGGGTGCGGCTCGAGATCGACAAGCACGTGCCGATCGCCGGCGGGATGGGTGGAGGCTCGGCCGATGCCGCCGCCACACTGGTTGCCTGCGACGCGCTCTGGGGCACCGACATCGGGCGGGAGGAGCTGCACGGGCTGGCCGCGCAGCTCGGCGCCGACGTGCCGTTCGCCCTCGTCGGCGGCACCGCGGTCGGAACCGGCCGCGGCGACCGTCTCAGCCCCGCCCTCGCCACGGGACAGTTCCACTGGGTGCTAGCGCTGCCCGAGACGCAGCTCAGCACGCCCGAGGTGTACCGCGAGCTCGACCGGCACCGCGAGCGCCACGCGCGCGACATCGCGCCGGCGCAGCAGTCGCCGACCGTCGACTCCGCCGTGCTGCAGGCGCTGCGGGCGGGCGACCCGCAGATGCTCGCGGACGCGCTGGCGAACGACCTCCAGGCCCCGGCCATCCACCTCGCGCCGCAGATCGCCGACCTGCTGGAGCTGGGGGAGCTGAACGGCGCTCTCGCCGGCATGGTCTCTGGCTCCGGACCGACGGTCGCGTTCCTGACCGCCGACCTCGACTCGGCGCTCGACCTGCAGATCGCGCTCAGCGCCGCCCGGCTCACCGCGGTGCGCGCGATCGGCCCGGTGCACGGCGCCCGCATCCTCGGCGATTGA